Proteins found in one Thalassomonas actiniarum genomic segment:
- a CDS encoding sensor histidine kinase, whose product MNDPGLTVGSKVLVVDDKKENLDILTHILEGEGYEVSFAMEGEKAIQIASVYLPDLILLDVMMPGIDGFETCRRIKVLTELRDIPIIFVTGKADVSDILRAFQVGAIDYVTKPIRHEELCARVKTHLQLRRLMTIRDELIAQMRQQNIRLEKMSVVNEEKLAQSEKMSHLGELIGELTHELSTPLGISTTALSTLSDNTQEISTNIQSDKLSKSKLIKFLDVTAENYDIVLSNLNYAIQLINSFKKIVVGEFNPNSSKLELANFLHDILHILRPKLKHMPHQIKVECPENISLNVQAGALSQVLINLINNALIHAFEETTAGEVAIKASTQAEKLHLSVADNGRGIGDENLEHIFDKYFTSKADEGGSGLGLFIVKKIVTESLGGEISCQSSPAGSCFEVIIPLTSP is encoded by the coding sequence ATGAATGATCCGGGATTAACGGTTGGTAGCAAGGTACTGGTGGTAGACGATAAAAAAGAGAACCTGGATATACTCACCCATATCCTGGAAGGGGAAGGATACGAAGTCTCTTTTGCTATGGAAGGTGAAAAAGCCATTCAAATTGCCAGTGTCTACTTACCGGACCTTATCTTGCTGGATGTCATGATGCCGGGGATCGACGGCTTTGAAACTTGCCGGCGGATAAAGGTACTGACAGAACTCAGGGATATTCCGATTATTTTTGTTACCGGTAAAGCCGATGTCAGCGACATTTTGCGGGCATTCCAGGTGGGGGCTATCGATTATGTCACTAAGCCGATACGCCATGAAGAGTTATGCGCCCGGGTAAAAACCCACCTGCAATTAAGGCGGTTAATGACCATCCGGGATGAGTTGATCGCCCAGATGCGCCAACAAAACATCCGCCTGGAAAAAATGTCTGTCGTCAATGAAGAAAAACTGGCACAAAGCGAAAAGATGAGTCACCTGGGGGAGCTTATCGGTGAACTTACCCATGAATTATCCACTCCGCTGGGCATTTCAACCACAGCGCTGAGCACCTTGTCGGATAATACTCAGGAAATATCCACTAATATCCAAAGTGATAAATTATCTAAATCCAAGTTAATCAAATTCCTTGATGTCACCGCAGAAAACTATGATATCGTTTTATCCAACCTCAATTATGCCATTCAGCTGATTAACAGCTTTAAAAAAATTGTCGTCGGTGAGTTTAATCCAAATAGCAGCAAGCTTGAGCTGGCTAACTTTCTCCATGATATTCTTCATATTCTGCGGCCAAAATTAAAACACATGCCCCATCAGATCAAGGTGGAATGCCCGGAAAATATCAGCTTAAATGTCCAGGCGGGGGCATTGTCCCAGGTGTTGATCAACCTGATCAATAACGCTTTAATCCATGCCTTTGAAGAAACAACCGCCGGTGAAGTGGCGATCAAAGCCAGCACCCAGGCCGAAAAGTTACATCTAAGTGTTGCCGATAATGGCCGCGGCATCGGGGATGAAAATCTTGAGCATATTTTTGATAAATACTTTACCAGTAAAGCCGATGAAGGGGGCTCGGGCTTAGGCCTGTTTATCGTGAAAAAAATTGTCACCGAATCCCTTGGCGGCGAAATAAGCTGTCAGAGTTCCCCGGCGGGCTCTTGTTTTGAGGTCATAATCCCCTTAACCTCCCCCTGA
- a CDS encoding response regulator has protein sequence MSATSTNKSFFHYTLWISVQVNKTSNVDIDDTINFADEDDDEAICSSHPWKVLIVDDEPGVHDVTKLALQDLIFKDRPLEFMHAYSGQEARDILANTQDIALTLLDVVMETLSAGLDTAKYIRNEINNHLIRIVLRTGQPGYAPEKEIIQNYDINDYKNKTELSRDKLCTTIISALRGYEDLLNAETYRLAQAKIIENSKHLLTSGHHDTFIQRLTERLDDLLPLGNIYAQSSPEFMLMSECDHVPQVFQHSQSITDQALWLEPYPAMVQEAVDTGALVIRDQHALLLFYQKDQLITYLALKYQEEISDLEAQMLAVLMHNIKISYSNTNLQQSLTEMNSQLEVKIDARTRALKKATEAAEQASQAKSQFLATMSHEIRTPMNAILGFTQLLQRAPDVTAASIDTLNKISKAGNHLMEIINDVLEISKIEAGAMELKTISFDLNDLVDDISQMFSFRCEQKNISWQLIHENNQSVQVYGDQGKIRQVLINLLGNAVKFIDQGEIKLQITSPKPDYYRFEVTDTGPGMSSGEIKTLFSTFTQGQVGAEKGGTGLGLAIAHNQVNLMGGKLEVESALGHGARFFFTIPLPVSQEALVEKLSDEIENVRVKTPHKVHALVVDDVEANRDILTGLLTETGVDVTEAVDGKDSIEKLRSQNFDIVFMDILMPVMRGDEAIKIIREELMLTKLHCIAISAYSLSHEVPYYIGIGFDQFISKPFMFSEVYNSLLTFAPHLFEKCEKITDEEPAEELPPVALDKYSIEKTVYDDIKGSAQLNRSSHVREILTQLAAQSPENQVLAEHLIQFIDNYDMDGLLQALEEISCDE, from the coding sequence ATGTCGGCAACATCTACAAATAAATCATTTTTCCACTACACTTTATGGATATCGGTTCAGGTAAATAAGACCTCAAATGTGGATATTGACGACACTATAAATTTTGCTGACGAAGACGATGACGAGGCAATTTGTAGTTCTCATCCCTGGAAAGTGCTGATCGTCGATGATGAACCCGGGGTGCATGACGTCACTAAACTCGCCCTGCAAGATCTGATCTTTAAAGACCGCCCGCTTGAATTTATGCATGCCTATTCCGGCCAAGAAGCCCGGGATATTCTCGCCAATACCCAGGATATTGCCCTGACTTTGCTGGACGTGGTGATGGAAACCTTGTCCGCCGGGCTTGATACCGCCAAATACATACGCAACGAGATCAACAACCATTTGATCCGTATAGTGCTGCGCACCGGCCAGCCCGGTTATGCCCCGGAAAAGGAGATCATCCAAAACTATGATATCAATGATTACAAAAACAAAACCGAGTTATCCCGGGATAAGTTATGTACCACGATAATCTCGGCATTAAGGGGTTATGAAGATTTACTCAATGCCGAAACCTACCGGCTGGCCCAGGCAAAAATCATCGAAAACTCCAAGCACCTGCTCACTTCTGGCCATCATGATACTTTTATTCAGCGCCTGACGGAACGGCTTGATGATCTGCTGCCGCTCGGGAATATTTACGCACAATCCTCCCCTGAATTTATGCTGATGTCGGAGTGCGATCATGTGCCGCAGGTTTTTCAGCACAGCCAATCGATTACCGATCAGGCACTATGGCTGGAACCTTATCCGGCTATGGTGCAAGAAGCCGTTGACACCGGTGCCCTGGTGATCCGGGACCAGCATGCCCTGCTATTGTTTTACCAAAAAGATCAACTGATCACTTATCTGGCCTTGAAATACCAGGAAGAAATTTCAGATCTTGAAGCGCAAATGCTCGCGGTGCTAATGCATAATATTAAAATCAGCTACAGCAATACCAATCTGCAGCAATCCCTGACCGAGATGAATAGCCAGCTGGAAGTTAAAATCGACGCCCGCACCCGGGCGTTAAAAAAAGCAACCGAGGCGGCAGAGCAGGCAAGCCAGGCCAAAAGCCAGTTTTTAGCCACCATGAGTCATGAAATCCGTACCCCGATGAACGCCATCTTAGGCTTTACCCAGCTGCTACAGCGCGCACCGGATGTCACAGCAGCCTCAATTGACACCCTGAACAAAATCAGCAAAGCCGGCAATCATCTCATGGAAATTATTAATGATGTGCTGGAGATCTCCAAAATTGAAGCGGGGGCAATGGAACTGAAAACCATTTCCTTCGATTTAAACGACTTAGTAGATGATATCAGCCAGATGTTTAGCTTTCGCTGCGAACAAAAAAATATCAGCTGGCAGCTAATCCATGAAAACAACCAAAGTGTGCAGGTTTACGGTGATCAGGGGAAAATTCGCCAGGTACTGATTAATTTATTGGGCAATGCGGTTAAATTTATCGACCAGGGGGAAATCAAGCTGCAAATCACTTCCCCTAAACCGGATTATTATCGTTTTGAGGTAACAGATACCGGTCCCGGTATGAGCAGCGGTGAAATAAAAACCTTATTCTCAACCTTTACCCAAGGCCAGGTAGGCGCTGAAAAAGGCGGTACCGGACTGGGATTGGCCATCGCTCACAATCAAGTGAACTTAATGGGGGGTAAACTGGAAGTTGAATCGGCATTGGGCCATGGGGCTCGCTTTTTTTTCACTATCCCCCTGCCCGTTAGCCAGGAAGCCCTGGTGGAAAAATTATCGGATGAAATAGAAAATGTCCGGGTGAAAACGCCCCATAAGGTGCATGCTTTAGTGGTTGATGATGTCGAAGCCAACCGGGATATTTTAACCGGGTTATTGACTGAAACCGGTGTTGATGTGACCGAAGCCGTTGACGGTAAAGACAGCATAGAAAAGTTACGCAGCCAGAATTTTGATATTGTGTTTATGGATATCTTAATGCCGGTCATGCGTGGTGATGAAGCCATTAAAATCATCCGGGAAGAGCTAATGCTGACTAAGCTGCATTGTATCGCAATTTCAGCCTACAGCCTTTCCCATGAAGTACCTTATTATATAGGCATAGGCTTTGATCAATTTATCTCCAAGCCCTTTATGTTCAGCGAAGTGTATAACAGCCTGTTGACTTTTGCCCCCCATCTCTTTGAAAAATGCGAAAAAATCACCGATGAAGAGCCCGCTGAAGAGCTCCCCCCGGTAGCGCTTGACAAATATTCAATCGAAAAAACGGTCTATGATGATATTAAAGGTTCCGCTCAACTCAACAGAAGCTCACATGTCCGTGAAATTTTAACTCAACTTGCCGCACAATCGCCCGAGAACCAGGTATTAGCCGAGCATTTAATACAATTTATTGATAATTATGATATGGACGGCCTGCTGCAAGCATTAGAGGAGATCAGCTGCGATGAATGA
- a CDS encoding DUF6515 family protein, whose translation MKKLTVKVSALLLSALLAYLPQAVAEQHKHRGKGHHNPSAAAHKHQYHKVGHKVKVLPPGYRKLLVRGTPFYFNAGVFYRTSPSGYVVVKAPLGARVTTLAPGYVSFTLGLKRYFHVNATYYRKEKDSYVVVEKPEGADAGATEMAQATQVNEAGSPLVIYPNNGQSNQQRKQDKFECYQWAVTESGFDPLEAKELAGNSHYQKAYRSCLQGRGYTVN comes from the coding sequence ATGAAGAAATTAACGGTTAAAGTATCTGCTCTTTTATTATCTGCCCTGCTGGCTTATTTACCTCAGGCGGTGGCAGAGCAACATAAACACAGGGGTAAAGGGCATCACAACCCTAGTGCTGCAGCCCACAAGCATCAGTACCATAAGGTCGGACACAAGGTAAAAGTATTGCCGCCGGGTTATCGCAAGCTGCTGGTGCGGGGCACGCCTTTTTATTTTAACGCCGGGGTTTTTTACCGGACATCGCCGTCGGGTTATGTGGTGGTGAAAGCGCCTCTTGGCGCCAGGGTTACGACTTTAGCGCCGGGTTATGTCAGTTTTACCTTAGGATTAAAGCGTTATTTTCATGTCAATGCCACCTATTACCGAAAGGAAAAAGACAGCTATGTCGTGGTGGAAAAGCCCGAAGGAGCTGATGCCGGGGCAACGGAAATGGCACAGGCAACACAGGTCAATGAGGCCGGCAGTCCTTTAGTGATCTATCCCAATAACGGACAATCGAATCAACAGCGCAAACAGGATAAGTTTGAATGTTACCAGTGGGCGGTGACCGAGTCAGGGTTTGATCCGTTGGAAGCGAAGGAGCTTGCAGGGAACAGCCATTATCAAAAAGCCTATCGCAGCTGTTTGCAGGGGAGAGGTTATACCGTTAATTAA
- a CDS encoding malic enzyme-like NAD(P)-binding protein: MTDLRQQALDYHAHPTPGKISVEITTPAETSIDLALAYSPGVAEPVREIAENPDDVYKYTGKGNTVAVISNGTAILGLGNLGPMASKPVMEGKALLFKRFANINSFDIEVKHKTVEDFVNTVANIADSFGGINLEDIKAPECFVIEKALIERCKIPVFHDDQHGTAIVTCAGMLNALDIQGKDIKQANIVCLGAGAAAIACMELLIKCGAQREKIYMLDTKGIVHTRRDDLNEYKKLFANNTDKRTLEDAIAGADVFVGVSGPDLLTAEHLKLMAPNPVVFACSNPDPEIKPELALATRDDVIIATGRSDYPNQVNNVLCFPFIFRGALDVRARIINDEMKIAAVHAIKDLAKEEVPAEVLTASGDKSLTFGKDYIIPKPMDSRLCAKVAKAVAQAAIDSGVAALEMPENYMAD; the protein is encoded by the coding sequence ATGACAGATCTGCGTCAACAGGCTCTTGATTATCACGCTCACCCCACGCCAGGCAAGATCAGCGTGGAGATCACTACACCAGCAGAAACCAGTATAGATTTAGCCCTCGCCTACAGTCCCGGGGTTGCCGAGCCGGTAAGGGAAATCGCGGAAAATCCTGATGATGTATATAAATACACCGGTAAAGGCAATACCGTTGCGGTTATTTCCAACGGCACCGCCATTCTGGGGTTGGGCAATTTAGGTCCTATGGCCTCTAAGCCGGTGATGGAAGGTAAAGCACTGTTGTTTAAACGTTTTGCCAATATCAACTCTTTTGATATTGAAGTGAAACATAAAACGGTTGAAGATTTTGTGAATACCGTGGCCAATATTGCCGACAGTTTCGGCGGTATCAACCTTGAAGACATCAAGGCGCCTGAATGTTTTGTGATTGAAAAAGCCCTGATTGAAAGATGTAAAATCCCGGTATTTCATGATGACCAGCACGGCACCGCCATAGTTACCTGTGCCGGCATGTTAAATGCACTGGACATCCAGGGCAAAGACATCAAACAGGCCAACATCGTTTGTCTTGGCGCCGGAGCCGCTGCCATTGCCTGTATGGAGCTGTTGATCAAATGTGGTGCCCAGCGTGAAAAAATTTACATGCTCGACACTAAAGGCATTGTCCATACCCGCCGGGATGACTTAAACGAATATAAAAAGCTATTTGCCAATAATACCGATAAGCGCACTTTGGAAGATGCCATTGCCGGTGCCGATGTTTTTGTCGGGGTATCCGGTCCGGATTTATTAACGGCGGAACACCTGAAATTGATGGCGCCTAACCCTGTGGTCTTTGCCTGTTCCAACCCGGATCCGGAAATTAAACCTGAACTGGCGTTGGCCACCCGCGATGATGTGATCATCGCCACCGGCCGTTCCGATTATCCGAATCAGGTGAACAATGTTTTATGTTTCCCGTTTATTTTCCGTGGTGCCTTAGATGTCCGCGCCCGCATTATCAATGATGAAATGAAAATTGCCGCGGTGCATGCCATTAAAGATCTTGCCAAGGAAGAGGTGCCGGCAGAAGTACTGACCGCCAGCGGAGATAAGTCGCTGACCTTTGGTAAGGACTATATTATCCCTAAACCTATGGATTCCAGGTTATGTGCCAAGGTGGCCAAAGCCGTTGCCCAGGCCGCCATTGACTCAGGCGTGGCCGCATTAGAGATGCCGGAAAACTATATGGCTGACTAG
- a CDS encoding helix-turn-helix transcriptional regulator, with translation MYKYDKAKMVDDLKQMRLDSGMSQKALGQRIGLSRETIVAIENKYPGAIATLEMDTVKLWFRACKGKADPSILLRFKNGLIAFFGV, from the coding sequence TTGTATAAATACGATAAAGCGAAGATGGTAGATGATCTCAAGCAAATGCGTCTGGACTCAGGTATGAGCCAGAAAGCATTAGGGCAGAGGATCGGCTTAAGCCGGGAAACCATAGTTGCTATCGAAAATAAATACCCGGGGGCAATTGCCACCCTGGAAATGGATACCGTCAAACTCTGGTTCCGGGCCTGTAAAGGTAAAGCGGACCCCTCCATTTTGCTGCGCTTTAAAAACGGACTGATTGCTTTTTTCGGCGTATAA
- a CDS encoding di-heme-cytochrome C peroxidase: MKTPFLFLSALAAASLVIGCATEQGYSPSAEKSLMTPAIGEAPSRIELPQAWNDDIRMKFWFTDQGARIMPYTWFTWLEQPDSREYFRSSAHMEFLRYLPMPSSLENPAGLPIGFALGKDRSSGEPWMGMTCAACHTNQLDYNGTRMLIEGAPTLANFVLFFSRLVDALNNTHSDAAKFERFARKVLADEYNEQKAQALKARLGQLAKDLTERRMVNALPKDFDPDFTSYARLDAFGNIQNAGSVFALRDLNNGNPPTAPVSYPFLWGTHQSDVVQWNASAPNTPVIGPLIRNMGEVVGVFGHLNINNTSIKDRLKGGDSRYSSTVEMLYLGDLETWVRDLRSPQWPQQYLPAVDADTAAQGKTLYKQYCAKCHQVIPRANEGEKYISVKTPVAEVGTDPETAWNADFHMAKSLFLEGEKSQILVGARFKEVTPAILIPANGVVGLVLKDPLTALEAGLKPVRIDGKLDKSVEGTSMTDHLKAHFKALKAMYKSDKTGDSSQKGDDRDLTGLVYKARPLNGIWATAPYMHNGSIPNLWELLKKPQQRLTSFWVGSREFDPARVGYKTDQGLSLFRVVDDNGKIIPGSSNRGHSYGSDLSESQRWALVEYMKTL; this comes from the coding sequence ATGAAAACCCCATTTTTGTTTCTCTCGGCCCTGGCTGCCGCTTCGCTGGTTATCGGTTGCGCAACCGAACAGGGTTATAGCCCCAGTGCCGAAAAATCCCTGATGACCCCGGCCATTGGCGAGGCCCCGAGCCGGATAGAGCTACCCCAGGCATGGAACGACGACATCCGGATGAAGTTCTGGTTCACCGACCAGGGGGCACGTATCATGCCCTACACCTGGTTTACCTGGCTGGAACAGCCAGACAGCCGGGAGTATTTCCGCAGCAGCGCCCACATGGAATTTTTACGTTATCTGCCGATGCCCTCGTCGCTGGAAAACCCGGCGGGGCTGCCGATAGGTTTTGCCCTGGGCAAAGACAGGAGCAGTGGCGAGCCCTGGATGGGCATGACCTGCGCCGCCTGCCATACCAACCAGCTCGACTATAACGGCACCCGCATGTTAATTGAAGGCGCGCCGACCCTGGCCAATTTCGTGCTTTTTTTCAGCCGCCTGGTGGACGCCCTGAACAATACCCACAGTGATGCCGCCAAGTTTGAGCGCTTTGCCCGTAAAGTATTAGCCGACGAATACAACGAACAAAAAGCACAAGCACTTAAAGCACGCCTGGGTCAGCTGGCAAAAGATCTGACCGAACGCCGCATGGTCAATGCCCTGCCCAAGGACTTTGATCCCGACTTTACCAGTTACGCCCGCCTCGACGCCTTCGGCAATATCCAAAACGCCGGCAGTGTTTTTGCCCTGAGAGATTTAAACAACGGCAACCCGCCCACCGCCCCGGTATCTTATCCCTTTTTATGGGGCACCCATCAGTCTGATGTGGTGCAGTGGAATGCTTCGGCCCCCAACACCCCGGTGATCGGGCCGTTAATCCGTAATATGGGTGAAGTGGTGGGAGTATTCGGCCACTTAAACATTAACAATACTTCCATTAAAGACCGGCTTAAGGGCGGGGACAGCCGCTATTCTTCCACCGTAGAGATGTTGTACCTGGGAGATTTGGAAACCTGGGTAAGGGATTTACGTTCGCCGCAGTGGCCACAGCAATACCTGCCCGCGGTTGATGCCGATACCGCAGCTCAAGGGAAAACATTATATAAACAATATTGCGCCAAGTGCCACCAGGTGATCCCAAGGGCTAACGAGGGAGAGAAATATATCTCGGTAAAAACCCCGGTGGCCGAGGTGGGTACAGATCCGGAAACCGCCTGGAACGCCGACTTTCATATGGCAAAATCCCTGTTTCTTGAAGGAGAGAAAAGCCAAATCTTAGTGGGTGCCCGTTTTAAAGAAGTGACCCCCGCCATCCTCATTCCCGCCAACGGCGTGGTCGGTCTGGTATTAAAAGACCCGCTTACCGCCCTTGAGGCCGGCTTAAAGCCGGTAAGAATAGACGGCAAGCTCGATAAAAGTGTTGAAGGCACCAGCATGACCGACCATCTTAAAGCCCATTTCAAAGCGCTTAAGGCCATGTATAAAAGCGATAAAACCGGCGACAGCTCGCAAAAGGGCGATGACAGGGATCTGACCGGCCTGGTATACAAAGCACGGCCGTTAAACGGCATCTGGGCCACGGCGCCTTATATGCACAACGGCTCAATCCCCAACCTGTGGGAATTGCTGAAAAAACCTCAGCAGCGTTTAACCAGTTTCTGGGTCGGCAGCCGGGAGTTTGACCCTGCCAGGGTCGGGTACAAAACCGATCAGGGCCTGTCCCTGTTTCGGGTGGTGGATGACAACGGAAAAATCATTCCCGGCAGTTCTAACCGCGGCCACAGCTACGGTTCGGATCTCAGTGAATCCCAGCGCTGGGCGCTGGTGGAATACATGAAAACTTTGTGA
- a CDS encoding sensor domain-containing diguanylate cyclase — translation MLGAEKLCKFRTLLLSGLSVTIAVIVVIAALFLHYSTLQISSAARLSQLRLLSSEIIYLDEVLTMSARVGILKNDHVWRDRYLQHAKLLDMAIIKAMKREPDIAQAIHDTSKANTKLIALETQAFELAAQDKHALATELLFSAEYQQLKYEYSNGIQQAIKTLLQQESSSKQNHENMTAIFIQAMVIAAMVFIFSWCSLVFYFRSNDLRMRSLAEIDQLTGLYNRRLFSENLKKETNRSGREGRFLLLVIISLDQFKLYNDSYGQAKGDKVLSSIGKVLINSTRRATEFAFRISDEEFALIHSLEHCQDGVERVKTIFEQISELDIPHENNLPHKKVTISAGLSFMTPDHIRSAENLYIEADLALYEAKRKGRNQFVKYPTVNQSAPFPYEVDKTAKV, via the coding sequence ATGCTCGGGGCTGAAAAACTTTGCAAATTTAGAACATTATTGCTTAGCGGGTTAAGCGTTACCATAGCGGTTATTGTTGTTATCGCGGCACTGTTTCTTCATTACTCTACCCTGCAAATATCTTCAGCAGCACGATTAAGCCAGCTGCGCCTGCTCTCCAGTGAGATCATCTACCTTGATGAAGTGCTGACGATGTCCGCCAGGGTTGGCATCTTAAAAAATGACCATGTGTGGCGAGACAGATACCTGCAGCATGCAAAATTGCTGGATATGGCCATTATAAAAGCCATGAAGCGAGAGCCTGACATCGCCCAGGCGATACACGACACCAGCAAGGCAAATACCAAGTTAATCGCCCTGGAAACGCAGGCTTTCGAGCTGGCTGCACAAGACAAACACGCTCTTGCGACTGAGCTGCTTTTTAGCGCCGAATACCAACAGCTAAAATATGAGTATTCCAATGGCATACAGCAAGCTATAAAAACGCTGTTACAGCAGGAAAGCAGCTCTAAACAAAACCATGAAAATATGACCGCCATCTTTATCCAGGCAATGGTGATTGCCGCTATGGTGTTCATCTTCAGTTGGTGCTCTCTGGTATTTTATTTTAGAAGCAACGACTTGAGAATGCGCAGTCTGGCGGAAATTGATCAATTAACCGGATTGTATAACCGGCGTTTATTCTCCGAAAACCTGAAAAAAGAAACCAATCGCAGTGGCAGAGAAGGACGCTTTTTACTTTTGGTTATCATAAGCCTGGATCAGTTCAAACTATATAATGATAGCTATGGTCAGGCAAAAGGGGACAAGGTGCTTTCCTCTATCGGCAAAGTTCTTATCAACTCTACTCGCCGCGCAACAGAATTTGCTTTTAGAATAAGCGATGAAGAATTCGCCTTAATTCATAGTCTTGAACATTGCCAGGACGGCGTGGAAAGAGTGAAAACTATCTTTGAACAGATATCCGAACTCGATATCCCACACGAAAACAACTTACCACATAAAAAGGTGACCATATCTGCGGGCTTATCTTTTATGACACCTGACCATATCCGCAGCGCTGAAAACCTTTATATTGAAGCAGACCTGGCGCTTTACGAAGCCAAGCGCAAAGGCAGAAACCAGTTCGTAAAATATCCGACTGTGAATCAATCTGCCCCCTTCCCTTATGAGGTAGACAAAACAGCGAAAGTATAA